GAATGTGAGAGAAGAATATCAAGCTATATTCTGAATTTATTTCTTAAACTTAGCATCATCGAATTTACTCATAATTATCAAGAGGCAGTCAAGAGTCACTAATTTCTTTAGACCTCTAAGGTTTGAGAATCAGTGGACAATTTTAATTTGTTAGAAGCTACTGGTATAATTAAATTCTCAATTTATTTTCCCTTATGAATGGAACAATTATCCATCACTACACAAGCACCTTCCCAAAGCTGCGGGACTAAGTGTTGGGAAATAAAAGCTTCAACTGTAATCCTGTCAGTGGGGACTACAAGACTGTATTTACAAATTTTGCCTTTCAATGTTTGAGTTTATTTAGCGATTACAAATTTAATTGACCCAATTAGGGCGGGCAAGATGCTTACCTCCCAAGGGTTTAATTTAATAAGATTATCAATTGAGATGTTTTTCAGTTTATCAGCCCTACTTTGAGTAGGATATTTAAATGTCACTACATCAAAGTTCTGGTCGCTGGCGCTTAGGGCTAGGGTTATCGCTATTGACGGTTTTATTGTGGGGAATTTTACCTCTTGCTCTGTCGGTAACTCTGCAAGTGCTTGATGTCTATACTGTCATTTGGTTTCGCTTTTTAGTATCATTTGTACTAATTTCTATATATTTAGGAATACGTGGTAACTTACCAAAGTTAGAACAGCTGCACTCTGCTTCATGGAAATTATTAGCGATCGCTACACTATTTTTAGGGATTAATTATTTTCTGTTCATGCAAGGTTTAGCACTTACATCACCTGCTAACGCTGAAGTTCTGATTCAATTATCTACCCTTTTATTAGGTTTCGGAGGGTTAGTCATTTTTAAAGAACGTTATCGGCTGTATCAATGGATTGGTGTGAGTGTAATGATTTGTGGTTATGTTTTATTTTTTGGCGAACAACTAACAAATTTAATTACAGTGCATGGCACATATCTACTAGGTAGTTTTTTGATTATGCTAGGAGCAACGGCATGGGCAATTTATGCTTTGGTACAAAAGCAGTTATTACAATCTTTATCTTCCTCCAGCATCATGCTGATTATTTACGGGGGTTGTGCTTTATTATTCACTCCTCTAGCCAGAGTAAAATCACTTTTTACACTCGATCTATTTCATTTAGGAATGTTGATTTTTTGTGCTTTGAATACTTTAATTGCTTATGGTGCTTTTGCCGAATCATTAGAACATTTGGAAGCATCACGAGTGAGTGCAGTAATAGCTTTAGCTCCCATTTTGACGTTAATATCAGTTGCAGTTGTATCAGTTATTGCACCTGATTGGATACCATCAGAAAACTTCAGTTTTATCGCAATATTAGGAGCGGGTTTAGTAGTCATAGGTTCAGTAGCGATCGCACTGGGAAAAGCTGATTAAT
This Nostoc sp. KVJ3 DNA region includes the following protein-coding sequences:
- a CDS encoding DMT family transporter, with amino-acid sequence MSLHQSSGRWRLGLGLSLLTVLLWGILPLALSVTLQVLDVYTVIWFRFLVSFVLISIYLGIRGNLPKLEQLHSASWKLLAIATLFLGINYFLFMQGLALTSPANAEVLIQLSTLLLGFGGLVIFKERYRLYQWIGVSVMICGYVLFFGEQLTNLITVHGTYLLGSFLIMLGATAWAIYALVQKQLLQSLSSSSIMLIIYGGCALLFTPLARVKSLFTLDLFHLGMLIFCALNTLIAYGAFAESLEHLEASRVSAVIALAPILTLISVAVVSVIAPDWIPSENFSFIAILGAGLVVIGSVAIALGKAD